One window from the genome of Streptomyces sp. NBC_00287 encodes:
- a CDS encoding chitinase, producing MFIRRRSTRLMTGAVLAALALSFAGTGQASAADVNNAKNAGFESGLTNWTCSASSGTAVSSPVHGGSAALKATPAGQDNARCTQAVAVQPNSTYTLSAWVQGGYAYLGVTGTGTTDVSTWTPDSSSWKQLTTTFTTGSATRSVTVYTHGWYGQAAYYADDLSVFGPDGGGGTDPAPTIPGAPSGVTVSGRSSSSISLAWNTVSGATGYNVYRNGTKVTAVSGTSATVTGLAASTSYSFQITATNSAGESPKSAAVTGTTTATPTGPALPKHAVTGYWQNFNNGATVQKLSDVQSQYDIIAVAFADATGTPGAVTFNLDSAGLGGYTVAQFKADIQAKKAAGKKVIISVGGERGTVAVNDSASATNFANSVYTLMQEYGFDGVDIDLENGLNATYMTQALRSLSSKAGSSLIITMAPQTIDMQSTSNSYFQTALNIKDILTVVNMQYYNSGSMLGCDGKVYSQGSVDFLTALACIQLEGGLSPSQVGLGLPASTRGAGSGYVSPSVVNNALDCLAKGTNCGSFKPSRTYPDLRGAMTWSTNWDATAGNAWSNAVGPHVHALP from the coding sequence ATGTTCATACGCAGACGATCGACACGTCTCATGACGGGTGCCGTCCTCGCGGCCCTCGCCCTCTCCTTCGCGGGCACCGGCCAGGCGTCCGCCGCCGATGTCAACAACGCCAAGAACGCCGGCTTCGAGTCCGGCCTGACCAACTGGACCTGCTCCGCGAGCAGCGGTACGGCCGTCTCCTCGCCGGTGCACGGCGGCTCGGCCGCCCTGAAGGCGACCCCGGCCGGGCAGGACAACGCCCGCTGTACCCAGGCGGTGGCGGTCCAGCCGAACTCGACGTACACGCTCAGCGCCTGGGTGCAGGGCGGATACGCCTATCTGGGCGTGACCGGCACCGGCACCACGGACGTATCGACGTGGACGCCGGACTCCAGCAGCTGGAAGCAGCTGACCACCACCTTCACCACCGGTTCCGCGACCAGGTCGGTGACCGTGTACACCCACGGCTGGTACGGACAGGCTGCCTACTACGCCGACGACCTCTCGGTGTTCGGCCCCGACGGGGGCGGCGGCACCGACCCGGCGCCGACGATCCCGGGGGCGCCGAGCGGGGTGACGGTGTCCGGGCGGAGCTCGTCGTCGATCTCCCTGGCCTGGAACACGGTCTCGGGCGCGACCGGCTACAACGTCTACCGCAACGGCACCAAGGTCACGGCGGTCAGCGGTACGTCGGCGACCGTGACCGGGCTCGCGGCCTCCACGTCGTACTCCTTCCAGATCACGGCGACCAACTCGGCCGGTGAGTCGCCGAAGTCGGCGGCGGTGACCGGGACGACGACCGCGACTCCGACGGGCCCCGCGCTGCCGAAGCACGCGGTGACCGGGTACTGGCAGAACTTCAACAACGGCGCGACCGTGCAGAAACTCTCGGACGTCCAGTCGCAGTACGACATCATCGCGGTGGCCTTCGCCGACGCGACCGGGACTCCGGGCGCGGTGACCTTCAACCTGGACTCGGCGGGGCTCGGCGGCTACACCGTGGCCCAGTTCAAGGCGGACATCCAGGCGAAGAAGGCAGCCGGGAAGAAGGTCATCATCTCGGTCGGCGGTGAGCGGGGCACGGTGGCGGTGAACGACTCCGCGTCGGCCACGAACTTCGCCAACTCGGTGTACACGCTGATGCAGGAGTACGGCTTCGACGGCGTCGACATCGACCTGGAGAACGGGCTCAACGCGACGTACATGACGCAGGCGCTCAGGTCGCTCTCCTCGAAGGCGGGGTCGTCGCTGATCATCACGATGGCGCCGCAGACCATCGACATGCAGTCGACGTCGAACTCCTACTTCCAGACCGCGCTGAACATCAAGGACATCCTCACGGTCGTCAACATGCAGTACTACAACAGCGGTTCGATGCTGGGCTGCGACGGCAAGGTCTACAGCCAGGGCTCGGTGGACTTCCTGACCGCCCTCGCCTGTATCCAGCTGGAGGGCGGTCTGTCGCCGTCCCAGGTGGGCCTGGGTCTGCCGGCCTCGACCCGGGGCGCGGGCAGCGGGTATGTGTCACCGTCGGTGGTGAACAACGCCCTCGACTGTCTGGCGAAGGGCACCAACTGCGGTTCCTTCAAGCCGTCCAGGACGTATCCCGATCTGCGGGGCGCGATGACCTGGTCGACGAACTGGGACGCGACGGCGGGCAACGCCTGGTCGAACGCGGTGGGTCCGCACGTGCACGCGCTGCCGTAA
- the cpaB gene encoding Flp pilus assembly protein CpaB, translating to MNSRQRRGVILLILSVVCALGAFAGVLSVINDAESKVGPEVTAYRLKADIDPYSPLGAGQFEKISMPERWLSENAVTDLRDIQGKIAVTTLKKGSLLQSDMIVAQPELEPGQQEVAIMIDAATGVAGKITPGARVNVYATFEGAREGDPAQSKIIVTNARVLDVGDLTPLQPDADDRTRQPTDAVPITFALSTIDAQRLTYAESFAQRVRLALVAPGSDTTVPESDRTYELAKDK from the coding sequence ATGAACTCCCGTCAGCGCCGCGGCGTGATACTCCTGATCCTGTCGGTCGTCTGCGCCCTCGGCGCCTTCGCCGGCGTGCTGTCCGTCATCAACGACGCCGAGTCCAAGGTCGGCCCCGAGGTCACCGCCTACCGGCTCAAGGCGGACATCGACCCGTACTCGCCGCTCGGCGCGGGCCAGTTCGAGAAGATCTCGATGCCCGAGCGCTGGCTGTCCGAGAACGCCGTCACCGACCTCCGTGACATCCAGGGCAAGATCGCGGTGACGACCCTGAAGAAGGGCTCCCTGCTCCAGAGCGACATGATCGTGGCCCAGCCCGAGCTGGAGCCGGGGCAGCAGGAGGTCGCCATCATGATCGACGCGGCGACCGGCGTCGCGGGCAAGATCACACCGGGCGCCAGGGTCAACGTGTACGCCACCTTCGAGGGCGCGCGCGAGGGCGATCCCGCCCAGTCCAAGATCATCGTCACCAACGCCCGGGTTCTCGACGTGGGCGATCTGACCCCCCTGCAACCCGACGCCGACGACCGCACCCGTCAGCCCACCGACGCCGTCCCGATCACCTTCGCGCTGTCCACCATCGACGCCCAGCGCCTCACGTACGCCGAGTCGTTCGCCCAGCGGGTCCGGCTCGCGCTGGTGGCGCCCGGCAGCGACACCACGGTCCCCGAGTCGGACCGGACGTACGAACTCGCGAAGGACAAGTGA
- a CDS encoding AAA family ATPase — MPTRILPAVGDADAVRSVTTLLSQLPDAEPVAPVVDSTQLIDTLARLAAESVDELPEVVVVHERIGPVPALELIREVALRFPAVGVILVTSDASPGLFQAAMDYGARGLVALPLSYEELASRVQAVASWSAGVRRHLGGALEVFTGVGGTVVTVSGAKGGVGTTLVSIQLALAAQASGRPAALLDMDLQTGDIAAYLDVQFRRSVVDLATITDISPRVLADAVFRHDTGLALLLAPGDGERGEEVTDRAARQIVSALRSRYEVVIVDCGAQLSGAGAAVVEMADMALLVTTPDVVAVRGAKRAVRMWDRLQVRKAEETTVVVNRHTRGTEIQPPLIQKITGTGLAATAIPSNFKELQGAVDAGRLHELDAKSTVKQALWTLAGELDLVKAAAVDRRGGRGSVSFRRRKEIGG; from the coding sequence ATGCCCACGAGGATCCTCCCGGCGGTCGGTGACGCGGACGCGGTCCGTTCGGTCACGACCCTGCTCAGCCAGCTCCCGGACGCCGAGCCGGTGGCCCCGGTGGTCGACTCCACCCAGCTGATCGACACCCTCGCCCGGCTGGCCGCCGAGTCCGTCGACGAACTGCCCGAGGTGGTCGTCGTCCACGAACGCATCGGCCCGGTCCCGGCCCTGGAACTGATCCGCGAAGTCGCCCTGCGCTTCCCGGCGGTCGGCGTCATCCTCGTCACCTCGGACGCGTCCCCCGGCCTCTTCCAGGCGGCCATGGACTACGGGGCGCGGGGCCTGGTGGCGCTGCCTCTGTCGTACGAGGAACTCGCCAGCCGAGTCCAGGCGGTCGCCTCCTGGTCGGCGGGCGTACGGCGTCATCTCGGCGGCGCCCTCGAGGTGTTCACCGGCGTCGGCGGCACCGTCGTCACGGTGAGCGGCGCGAAGGGCGGGGTCGGGACGACGCTGGTGTCGATCCAACTCGCCCTCGCCGCCCAGGCCTCCGGCCGTCCCGCCGCTCTGCTCGACATGGACCTCCAGACCGGGGACATCGCCGCCTACCTGGACGTCCAGTTCCGCCGCTCCGTCGTTGACCTCGCCACCATCACCGACATCTCCCCGCGCGTCCTGGCCGACGCCGTCTTCCGCCATGACACCGGGCTCGCCCTGCTGCTCGCGCCGGGCGACGGCGAACGCGGCGAGGAGGTGACCGATCGCGCGGCCCGCCAGATCGTCAGCGCCCTGCGCTCCCGCTACGAGGTCGTGATCGTCGACTGCGGCGCCCAGCTCAGCGGCGCGGGAGCGGCGGTCGTGGAGATGGCGGACATGGCGTTGCTGGTCACCACCCCCGACGTGGTCGCCGTCCGGGGCGCCAAACGGGCCGTACGCATGTGGGACCGCCTCCAGGTCCGCAAGGCGGAGGAGACCACGGTCGTCGTCAACCGGCACACCCGCGGGACCGAGATCCAGCCCCCGCTGATCCAGAAGATCACCGGCACCGGTCTTGCGGCCACCGCGATTCCGTCGAACTTCAAGGAGCTCCAGGGCGCCGTGGACGCGGGCCGGCTCCACGAACTGGACGCCAAGAGCACCGTCAAACAGGCCCTGTGGACCCTCGCGGGCGAACTGGACCTGGTCAAGGCCGCGGCGGTCGACCGCAGGGGTGGGCGGGGCTCGGTGAGCTTCCGCCGCCGCAAGGAGATCGGGGGGTAG
- a CDS encoding TadE/TadG family type IV pilus assembly protein — MRALRRGDDRGQVTIEFLGMTPLIILTLVLLWQCALLGYTFTLAGNAADEAVRAGTAADPGARQGACQAAGLDKLPGAWEGGAQVECATGGGYVTAEVRLEVPVLFPGSIGFPFTVEGHAGAVEEATD; from the coding sequence ATGCGCGCACTCCGCCGCGGCGACGACCGGGGCCAGGTCACGATCGAGTTCCTCGGCATGACTCCGCTGATCATCCTGACGCTGGTGCTGCTGTGGCAGTGCGCGCTGCTCGGCTACACCTTCACGCTCGCCGGAAACGCCGCCGACGAGGCGGTACGGGCGGGTACCGCCGCGGACCCCGGTGCCCGGCAGGGCGCATGCCAGGCCGCCGGGCTGGACAAGCTGCCGGGTGCGTGGGAGGGCGGCGCGCAGGTGGAGTGCGCGACGGGCGGGGGGTATGTGACGGCCGAGGTCCGGCTGGAGGTCCCGGTGCTGTTTCCGGGGTCGATCGGGTTCCCGTTCACGGTGGAGGGGCATGCGGGGGCGGTTGAGGAGGCGACGGACTGA
- a CDS encoding TadE/TadG family type IV pilus assembly protein, translating into MGLPRRDRGQVALEYLGFIPILVLVAMAAVQIGLIAYTAQQAGTAARAGARSASLDGPFAQDCQAAVSGWLADGTACASAGLGDEVRVTATVDIPSIVPGWDFGDATKSATMPLDH; encoded by the coding sequence ATGGGCCTGCCTCGCCGTGACCGTGGCCAAGTGGCACTGGAGTACCTGGGGTTCATCCCCATCCTCGTCCTGGTCGCCATGGCGGCCGTACAGATCGGCCTCATCGCCTATACCGCTCAGCAGGCGGGCACCGCCGCGCGTGCCGGAGCGCGCAGTGCCTCGCTGGACGGGCCGTTCGCCCAGGACTGTCAGGCCGCGGTGAGCGGCTGGCTGGCCGACGGGACCGCGTGCGCGAGCGCCGGGCTCGGCGACGAGGTGCGGGTCACCGCGACCGTCGACATCCCGTCCATAGTCCCCGGCTGGGACTTCGGCGACGCCACCAAGTCCGCCACCATGCCGCTCGACCACTGA
- a CDS encoding CpaF family protein — protein sequence MSLRARINSPEENGHRGEDGHLVASYRAKLLEEIDLAEMSSLAAAERRARLERVLGHIISREGPVLSTVERSQLIRRVVDEALGLGILEPLLEDASITEIMVNGPDAIFVERGGRVEQLPLRFPSHDQLMQTIERIVSTVNRRVDESNPMVDARLPSGERVNVIIPPLSLTGATLTIRRFPRSFTLHEMIGLGSLDEHMVYLLAGLVQAKFNIIVSGATGTGKTTLLNALSGLIPEVERIITIEDSAELQLQQGHVIRLESRPPNVEGQGRVTIRDLVRNSLRMRPDRIVVGEVRGGESLDMLQAMSTGHDGSLATVHANSTEDALMRLKTLASMSDVEVPFEALHDQINSAIDVIIQLTRFADGARRITEIAILDSHGGEPYRLATVARFHAQPMAADGRVYGAFEYYPLPPRTADRLYMANQPVPQAFGVARSTEQLAIRAAR from the coding sequence ATGAGCCTGCGGGCACGGATCAACTCCCCCGAGGAGAACGGACACAGGGGCGAGGACGGCCATCTGGTCGCCTCCTACCGGGCCAAGCTCCTGGAGGAGATCGACCTCGCGGAGATGAGTTCGCTCGCCGCGGCCGAACGCCGGGCCCGTCTGGAACGCGTCCTCGGCCACATCATCAGCCGCGAGGGCCCGGTGCTGTCGACGGTCGAGCGCTCGCAGCTGATCCGCAGGGTGGTGGACGAGGCGCTGGGCCTCGGCATCCTGGAGCCACTGCTGGAGGACGCGTCGATCACCGAGATCATGGTGAACGGCCCGGACGCGATCTTCGTGGAACGGGGAGGCCGGGTCGAGCAGTTGCCGCTCCGCTTCCCCTCCCACGACCAGCTGATGCAGACCATCGAGCGAATCGTGTCGACGGTGAACCGCAGGGTGGACGAGTCGAACCCGATGGTGGACGCGCGCCTGCCGTCGGGAGAGCGCGTGAACGTGATCATCCCGCCGCTGTCGCTGACCGGCGCGACCCTGACCATCCGCCGCTTCCCCCGCTCTTTCACCCTGCACGAGATGATCGGCCTGGGCTCGCTCGACGAGCACATGGTGTATCTGCTGGCGGGCCTGGTGCAGGCCAAGTTCAACATCATCGTCTCGGGCGCGACCGGCACGGGGAAGACGACGCTGCTCAACGCGCTCTCGGGCCTGATCCCCGAGGTGGAGCGCATCATCACGATCGAGGACTCGGCCGAACTCCAGCTCCAGCAGGGCCATGTGATCCGCCTCGAGTCCCGCCCCCCGAACGTGGAGGGCCAGGGCAGGGTCACCATCCGCGACCTGGTCCGCAACTCCCTGCGGATGCGCCCCGACCGCATAGTCGTGGGTGAGGTCCGGGGCGGCGAGTCCTTGGACATGCTCCAGGCGATGTCGACCGGCCACGACGGCTCTCTCGCCACCGTGCACGCCAACAGCACGGAGGACGCGTTGATGCGCCTGAAAACCCTGGCCTCGATGTCCGACGTAGAGGTCCCCTTCGAGGCGCTGCACGACCAGATCAACAGCGCGATCGACGTCATCATCCAGCTCACCCGCTTCGCCGACGGCGCCCGCCGGATCACCGAGATCGCCATCCTCGACAGCCACGGCGGCGAACCGTACCGACTGGCCACGGTCGCCCGCTTCCACGCCCAGCCGATGGCGGCGGACGGCCGGGTCTACGGCGCCTTCGAGTACTACCCCCTCCCGCCCCGCACCGCGGACCGCCTCTACATGGCGAACCAGCCGGTGCCACAGGCGTTCGGGGTGGCGCGGTCCACGGAGCAGTTGGCCATCCGAGCGGCGAGGTAG
- a CDS encoding type II secretion system F family protein produces the protein MEFETLITLTTGISLLTCALAVAGVHAYAAGRAQRQALVERLSSSGQIAVGGRRRRFGDLDRRLRRTKLGRKLELRLAATGLDVTPGEFFVYMLTAVAGLWLVGQATLAPFFGPIAGMLGVWAAVQFLNWQRQKRIERFINQLPELARILANATQAGLALRTAIGMAAEELEAPAGEELAKVANQLAIGASMDDALGELADRLPSRELVVLVTTLVLSNRAGGQVVSALRNLTETLEERKETRREIRTQLSQVSMTSYAVPALGIGSLFLMNGVKDGALDRMTGSPAGQVAVIVAFALYAIGFVMIRRLSRIDV, from the coding sequence ATGGAGTTCGAGACGCTGATCACGCTGACCACCGGGATTTCATTGCTGACCTGCGCCCTCGCGGTGGCCGGCGTCCATGCCTACGCGGCCGGCCGGGCCCAGCGCCAGGCACTGGTGGAGCGACTGTCCTCCTCGGGCCAGATCGCTGTGGGGGGCCGCAGGCGCCGCTTCGGCGACCTGGACCGCAGACTGCGCCGTACGAAGCTGGGCCGCAAGCTGGAACTGCGGCTGGCGGCGACGGGCCTGGATGTGACGCCGGGGGAGTTCTTCGTCTACATGCTGACGGCGGTGGCGGGCCTGTGGCTGGTGGGCCAGGCGACGCTGGCGCCGTTCTTCGGCCCGATAGCCGGGATGTTGGGGGTGTGGGCGGCGGTCCAGTTCCTGAACTGGCAGCGGCAGAAGCGCATCGAGCGCTTCATCAACCAACTCCCGGAGTTGGCCCGCATCCTGGCGAACGCGACCCAAGCGGGTCTCGCCCTCCGCACGGCCATCGGCATGGCGGCGGAGGAGCTGGAGGCCCCGGCGGGCGAGGAACTGGCCAAGGTGGCCAACCAGCTGGCGATCGGCGCCTCGATGGACGACGCGCTGGGCGAGCTGGCGGACCGACTTCCGTCCCGCGAACTCGTCGTCCTGGTGACGACCCTCGTCCTCTCGAACAGGGCGGGCGGCCAGGTGGTCAGCGCCCTGCGCAACCTCACGGAGACCCTGGAGGAGCGCAAGGAGACCCGCCGGGAGATCCGCACCCAACTCTCCCAGGTGAGCATGACCTCGTACGCCGTCCCGGCCCTCGGCATCGGATCCCTGTTCCTGATGAACGGCGTGAAGGACGGCGCGCTCGACCGTATGACGGGCTCACCGGCGGGACAGGTGGCGGTGATCGTCGCGTTCGCCCTGTACGCGATCGGCTTCGTGATGATCCGGCGCCTGTCGCGGATCGACGTCTGA
- a CDS encoding DUF5936 domain-containing protein — protein MALLLALLMGVSVWGVFAGIRMYRADAKLPGDLQLALEVGATRTGAVDSLIDRMGMRYAPAVLRLMGPKQVAKYRRKIDLAGNPGGLTIDRYAARRAVYGFLGAVGGLVFLMRGQYLVTLLLFAFGAFWTEVGIWSAIRIRKDVIERTLPDFLDVLAVVVSAGLGFRQALDRVASRYEGPWADELRITLRQMDLGMSRRQAFAELRRRNDSEQVAMFVTALQQGEELGAPIVDTLVALAKDMRRTDAQNARRKAARAVPKATMMITTFMVPATMILLGAGLLLGSGTDFGSITGE, from the coding sequence ATGGCACTGCTGCTGGCCCTGCTGATGGGCGTGAGCGTGTGGGGCGTCTTCGCGGGAATCCGCATGTACCGGGCGGACGCGAAACTGCCGGGTGACTTGCAGCTGGCGCTGGAGGTGGGCGCCACGCGCACGGGCGCGGTGGACTCCCTCATCGACCGCATGGGCATGCGGTACGCGCCCGCGGTGCTGCGCCTGATGGGCCCCAAGCAGGTGGCGAAGTACCGCCGCAAGATCGACCTGGCGGGCAACCCCGGGGGCCTGACGATCGACCGCTACGCGGCGCGCCGAGCGGTGTACGGCTTCCTGGGCGCGGTGGGCGGACTGGTGTTCCTGATGAGGGGCCAGTACCTGGTGACTCTGCTCCTGTTCGCCTTCGGCGCGTTCTGGACGGAGGTAGGAATCTGGTCGGCGATCCGGATCCGCAAGGACGTCATCGAACGGACGCTGCCGGACTTCCTCGACGTACTGGCGGTGGTGGTGAGCGCGGGCCTGGGCTTCCGCCAGGCCCTCGACCGCGTGGCCTCGCGCTACGAGGGCCCCTGGGCGGACGAACTGCGCATCACGCTCCGCCAGATGGACCTCGGCATGAGCCGCCGCCAGGCCTTCGCGGAACTCCGTCGCCGCAACGACTCGGAACAGGTCGCCATGTTCGTAACGGCACTCCAGCAGGGGGAGGAGCTGGGGGCGCCGATCGTGGACACGCTGGTGGCCCTGGCGAAGGACATGCGCAGAACGGACGCCCAGAACGCCCGCCGGAAGGCGGCGAGGGCGGTACCCAAGGCCACGATGATGATCACGACGTTCATGGTCCCGGCCACGATGATCCTGTTGGGGGCGGGGTTGCTGCTGGGGTCTGGGACGGACTTCGGGTCCATTACGGGGGAGTAG
- a CDS encoding sensor histidine kinase: MVFAFRLAMLALSAPAALLNAAPGLGTRLVAAAVIATFMASYALFRDWERFGPLLLRHPTLLAADTLFGALLLVSAGPDTPLAYVSVCTPLLAGIAYGYRAAAIFASLQSLILLLVYATTADADTSLAEKLLLPGFCVITGAAGSALRNLMLRFGEATQALTTTRARLAATEAVNAERARLAREMHDSVAKTLHGVALAADGLAATATRTPLNPTLIKDQAELVAMATRQAAGESRKLLMDLRTEPKPPPPKTDVLTQLKSQTRDFTTRTGVPTTYNPTSTRTPTPHLPPEVADQLLSIAAEAMENAHRHATPTTVDVSAGVHGNLLRISVYDDGSGLPPNTSLERLRSTGHFGLVGMVERAASVGARIRMGRGDHTKGTEVLLELPLPTLRN; encoded by the coding sequence ATGGTCTTCGCCTTCCGCCTGGCCATGCTCGCCCTCTCCGCCCCCGCCGCCCTCCTGAACGCCGCCCCCGGCCTGGGCACCCGCCTCGTAGCCGCAGCCGTAATCGCCACCTTCATGGCCAGCTACGCCCTCTTCAGAGACTGGGAACGCTTCGGCCCCCTACTCCTCCGCCACCCCACCCTCCTCGCCGCAGACACCCTCTTCGGCGCCCTGCTCCTGGTCTCCGCAGGCCCGGACACCCCCCTCGCCTACGTCAGCGTCTGCACACCCCTCCTGGCCGGCATCGCCTACGGCTACCGAGCCGCCGCGATCTTCGCCAGCCTCCAGTCCCTGATCCTCCTCCTCGTCTACGCCACCACAGCAGACGCCGACACAAGCCTCGCTGAGAAACTCCTGCTCCCCGGCTTCTGCGTCATCACAGGCGCAGCAGGCTCAGCCCTACGCAACTTGATGCTCCGCTTCGGCGAAGCAACCCAGGCCCTGACCACCACCAGAGCCCGCCTGGCCGCGACAGAAGCCGTGAACGCCGAACGGGCCCGCCTGGCAAGGGAAATGCACGACTCGGTGGCAAAGACACTGCACGGAGTAGCCCTGGCGGCAGACGGCCTGGCAGCAACGGCAACCAGAACCCCCCTGAACCCCACCCTGATCAAGGACCAGGCGGAACTGGTAGCGATGGCAACACGCCAAGCGGCAGGGGAGTCCCGCAAACTCCTCATGGACCTACGCACAGAGCCGAAGCCGCCGCCCCCCAAGACGGACGTCCTAACGCAACTGAAGTCCCAGACAAGGGACTTCACAACCCGCACGGGCGTCCCCACGACCTACAACCCGACAAGCACCCGCACCCCCACCCCCCACCTCCCCCCCGAGGTAGCCGACCAACTCCTCTCCATCGCCGCAGAAGCCATGGAAAACGCCCACCGCCACGCCACCCCCACCACGGTGGACGTCAGCGCGGGAGTACACGGCAACCTGCTCCGCATCAGCGTCTACGACGACGGCAGCGGCCTCCCCCCGAACACCTCCCTCGAACGACTCCGCAGCACAGGCCACTTCGGCCTGGTCGGCATGGTCGAACGAGCCGCATCGGTGGGCGCCCGCATCCGCATGGGCCGAGGCGACCACACGAAGGGCACGGAAGTCCTCCTGGAACTCCCCTTGCCGACCCTGAGGAACTGA
- a CDS encoding response regulator transcription factor codes for MPDATRSTQPPPPFPPPPPQTTPLRVVVADDNPVVRAGLTALLTGREDITVVAEAADGREAYEAASHHRPDVVLLDVQMPGVDGIAALPYLVGIAPVMMLTYSRESQTVEEALRRGANGYLVHGEFTAAQLVDAVKAVKQGKPHFTTTAADALLAQLRRTADSHQHTEGSAPPPNNPEPLSQVQPNVGQSSGRAKFQLSTREAEIMDLIASGMTNHQIAATCFISEKTVKNHINRIFAKLHSTTRAQAAAKWLGVT; via the coding sequence ATGCCAGACGCCACAAGAAGCACCCAACCACCGCCCCCCTTCCCCCCACCCCCACCACAGACCACCCCCCTCCGAGTAGTGGTGGCCGACGACAACCCGGTGGTCCGAGCAGGCCTGACGGCACTGCTGACAGGCCGCGAGGACATCACGGTCGTAGCGGAAGCGGCGGACGGCCGAGAGGCATACGAGGCAGCGAGCCATCACCGCCCGGACGTGGTGTTGCTGGACGTCCAGATGCCAGGCGTGGACGGCATCGCGGCACTCCCGTACCTGGTAGGCATAGCGCCGGTGATGATGCTGACGTACAGCAGGGAATCGCAAACGGTGGAGGAGGCCCTGCGCAGAGGAGCCAACGGCTACCTGGTCCACGGCGAGTTCACGGCAGCCCAACTGGTGGACGCCGTAAAGGCCGTTAAGCAAGGCAAACCCCACTTCACCACGACGGCGGCGGACGCGCTCCTCGCGCAACTCCGCAGGACCGCGGATTCGCATCAGCATACGGAAGGATCCGCTCCACCCCCCAATAATCCCGAACCCCTTTCGCAAGTGCAACCGAATGTGGGACAGTCCTCCGGCAGGGCAAAGTTCCAACTCAGCACGAGGGAGGCGGAGATCATGGACCTCATCGCATCCGGCATGACCAACCACCAGATCGCCGCCACCTGCTTCATCAGCGAGAAGACGGTCAAGAACCACATCAACCGCATCTTCGCCAAACTCCACAGCACCACCCGGGCCCAGGCCGCCGCCAAGTGGCTGGGGGTGACCTGA
- a CDS encoding Flp family type IVb pilin has protein sequence MNNWFNTRAAQDDKGQTAVEYLGIIAVVVAIVLAITGTDIGQTIYDAIVDKIDEVTG, from the coding sequence ATGAACAACTGGTTCAACACCCGCGCAGCCCAGGACGACAAGGGGCAGACGGCGGTGGAGTACCTGGGGATCATTGCGGTGGTCGTTGCGATTGTGTTGGCGATTACGGGGACGGACATCGGTCAGACGATCTACGACGCCATCGTGGACAAAATCGACGAGGTCACCGGTTGA
- a CDS encoding pilus assembly protein TadG-related protein, whose protein sequence is MRSRGYGDAGQAFPIYITVVGGLLFLALAYLAVGQAAANRNGAQTAADAAVLAAAQDTRDQLAGKWVEDVLDPTQWQDIFDGYAAGLTPSCWRAYQLAGQNDAHVEACEQTGPLEYEVAVQMDKPVGDSIVPGTEGKYAKASAIAVIESRCTFELPGEDAGDEVLPQLTCEDRNWDLDPDDLTDLPGPEDLFDVHLAD, encoded by the coding sequence ATCAGGAGCCGCGGGTACGGCGACGCAGGGCAGGCATTCCCCATCTACATCACTGTGGTGGGGGGCCTGCTCTTTCTTGCGTTGGCCTACCTTGCGGTCGGCCAGGCGGCAGCGAACCGCAACGGAGCACAGACGGCTGCGGATGCGGCGGTACTCGCGGCGGCACAGGACACCCGGGACCAGCTTGCGGGCAAGTGGGTGGAGGACGTACTCGACCCGACGCAGTGGCAGGACATCTTCGACGGTTACGCGGCTGGACTCACTCCTTCGTGCTGGCGGGCGTATCAGCTCGCGGGCCAGAACGACGCGCACGTGGAAGCGTGCGAGCAGACGGGTCCCTTGGAGTACGAGGTCGCAGTCCAGATGGACAAGCCGGTCGGAGACTCCATCGTCCCCGGCACGGAGGGCAAGTACGCGAAGGCGTCTGCCATCGCCGTGATCGAGTCCCGCTGCACGTTCGAGCTTCCCGGCGAGGACGCCGGAGACGAAGTGCTGCCGCAGTTGACCTGCGAGGACAGGAATTGGGACCTGGATCCGGACGACCTCACGGATCTGCCAGGTCCGGAGGACCTCTTCGACGTTCATCTGGCCGACTGA